A window of Bacillus sp. SM2101 contains these coding sequences:
- a CDS encoding MarR family transcriptional regulator, whose product MDDYLNHVGFNLKVVARTLTNIQNNKLEQHGVTIAQYRVLYHLKEKEGLSQSELLDALQIKPSSLTGLIEQLENKKLVTRKCDSKDGRLKRLYLTNQGSEKIEQLWNIIVELENELTSGFSPEEKALMVSWLKKLKRNTCKEANE is encoded by the coding sequence ATGGATGATTATCTCAACCATGTTGGTTTCAACTTAAAAGTAGTTGCTAGAACACTTACAAATATACAGAATAACAAATTAGAGCAGCACGGAGTAACGATCGCACAATACCGCGTCCTTTATCATCTAAAAGAAAAGGAAGGCTTATCACAGTCAGAGCTACTTGATGCTTTGCAAATTAAACCTTCCTCATTGACAGGGTTAATTGAACAACTTGAGAATAAAAAACTTGTGACAAGAAAATGTGACAGTAAAGACGGACGTTTAAAAAGACTCTATTTAACTAACCAGGGGTCTGAAAAGATTGAACAGTTATGGAATATTATTGTCGAATTAGAAAATGAGCTTACAAGTGGATTTTCACCAGAGGAAAAGGCCCTTATGGTATCTTGGTTAAAGAAGTTGAAAAGAAATACTTGCAAGGAAGCAAATGAATAA
- a CDS encoding MOSC domain-containing protein, giving the protein MERNIVSISIGQPKSYVWNGKTEDSGIGKQIIEEAFLTTEGFVGDGVANQKYHGGPDRAVCVYPYEHYLQFEKEFNKSIEPPAFGENITVRNMLEKDIFIGDIFALGDAIVQVSQGRIPCNTISKFNEIDSLLSRFVETGYTGYFFKVIKEGAVNCNSEIKLIERAQNNVSIWSANQVLFHDKKNKEAIEEILKCTDLANAWKGKAGKLLKNLT; this is encoded by the coding sequence ATGGAAAGAAACATAGTTTCTATAAGTATTGGGCAACCCAAAAGTTATGTTTGGAATGGAAAAACCGAAGATTCAGGCATAGGGAAACAAATCATTGAGGAAGCGTTTTTAACAACAGAGGGGTTTGTAGGTGATGGAGTAGCTAATCAAAAGTATCATGGTGGTCCAGATAGGGCGGTTTGTGTTTATCCATACGAGCATTACTTACAGTTTGAAAAAGAGTTTAATAAATCTATTGAACCACCAGCATTTGGTGAAAATATAACAGTGAGGAATATGCTTGAGAAAGATATTTTTATAGGAGATATATTTGCTCTTGGAGATGCAATTGTTCAAGTTTCACAGGGCAGAATTCCTTGTAATACGATTTCGAAGTTCAACGAAATTGATTCTCTACTATCTAGATTCGTAGAAACAGGGTATACTGGTTATTTCTTTAAGGTCATTAAAGAAGGTGCTGTGAACTGTAACTCAGAGATCAAATTGATCGAGCGTGCACAAAATAACGTGTCCATCTGGTCTGCTAACCAAGTTTTATTTCATGATAAGAAGAATAAAGAAGCTATAGAGGAAATTTTAAAATGTACAGACTTAGCAAATGCATGGAAAGGCAAGGCTGGAAAATTATTAAAAAATCTCACTTAA
- a CDS encoding NAD(P)/FAD-dependent oxidoreductase produces the protein MNFDYDVIIVGAGPAGIFTSYEISLKMPHANVLLIDKGHDIYRRHCPILEKKIQKCPPPAGKKDFSGCLPACSITNGFGGAGAYSDGKFNITSEFGGWMTDYLPNSEVVDLIKYVDQINLQHGATETITDPLTSKVRDIEKRGYAAGLKLLRAQVRHLGTEQNLQILQSIYEYLKRKIEMKFKTEVADIITEKSDGHHTVKGIELTNGEIITSKKVVIVPGRDGSAWLSNIFRKRRLNMINNQVDIGVRVETSDIVMEEINTHLYEGKFVFNSSVGTTVRTFCSNPSGHVVVENHSGIMLANGHSYKDPNLGSSNTNFALLVSHKFAEPFDQPNEFAHEVSRLANRLSNGGIIVQKYGDILKGRRSTEKRMKEGFLEPTLKEAVPGDLGLVLPYNTMKSLIEMTEALNHVTPGLASEHTLFYGVEAKFYSARPNLNNKFESEIDGLYVGGDGAGITRGLAQAGACGVWIARDIIETIK, from the coding sequence ATGAATTTTGATTATGATGTAATTATTGTCGGTGCAGGACCAGCTGGTATTTTTACTAGTTATGAAATTTCGTTAAAAATGCCTCATGCCAATGTCCTATTAATAGATAAAGGTCACGATATATACCGTAGACATTGTCCAATTCTAGAGAAAAAAATCCAAAAATGCCCTCCACCAGCTGGAAAGAAAGATTTTTCAGGTTGTTTACCAGCATGTTCAATAACAAACGGGTTCGGTGGAGCAGGAGCATACTCTGATGGAAAATTTAATATTACAAGTGAATTTGGTGGATGGATGACAGATTACCTGCCTAATTCTGAAGTTGTTGATCTTATAAAATATGTTGATCAAATTAACTTACAACACGGAGCTACAGAAACAATTACAGACCCATTAACTTCCAAGGTTCGTGACATTGAAAAAAGAGGTTATGCAGCAGGTTTAAAATTATTACGTGCTCAAGTTCGTCACCTTGGAACAGAACAAAACCTTCAAATACTACAAAGTATTTATGAATACTTAAAAAGAAAAATAGAGATGAAATTTAAAACTGAAGTTGCCGATATCATTACAGAGAAGAGTGACGGTCATCATACGGTGAAAGGAATCGAACTTACGAACGGTGAAATTATAACATCAAAAAAAGTCGTTATTGTTCCTGGACGTGACGGTTCCGCGTGGCTATCAAATATATTTAGAAAACGACGACTCAACATGATAAATAACCAAGTAGATATCGGTGTTCGGGTTGAGACATCAGATATAGTTATGGAGGAAATTAATACACATTTATATGAGGGTAAATTTGTATTCAATTCTTCTGTAGGAACAACCGTTCGGACGTTTTGTAGTAATCCATCTGGTCATGTTGTTGTCGAAAACCATTCAGGGATCATGCTAGCTAATGGACATTCGTACAAAGATCCTAACTTAGGAAGTAGCAATACTAACTTCGCTCTACTCGTATCACATAAATTTGCTGAACCATTTGATCAACCAAATGAGTTTGCACACGAAGTATCTAGATTAGCAAACCGTTTATCAAACGGCGGGATTATCGTTCAAAAGTATGGTGATATCTTAAAAGGTCGCCGCTCAACTGAAAAAAGAATGAAGGAAGGATTTTTAGAACCAACTTTAAAAGAGGCCGTACCTGGAGATTTAGGTCTTGTATTACCTTATAACACGATGAAAAGTTTAATAGAGATGACAGAAGCACTTAACCACGTTACTCCTGGTCTTGCATCTGAACATACACTTTTTTACGGAGTTGAAGCAAAGTTTTATTCAGCACGACCGAATCTTAATAATAAGTTTGAATCAGAAATAGATGGACTTTATGTTGGTGGTGATGGGGCTGGTATCACTCGTGGTCTTGCTCAAGCTGGTGCATGTGGTGTATGGATTGCCCGTGATATTATTGAAACAATTAAATAG
- a CDS encoding methyl-accepting chemotaxis protein encodes MKIKTKLLLSYSSLIIILIILGSYAVVNISNINENGKHIVDERLVPTSSIGRIAQYASNTRIEMLQALVNEDSSMTAKAKISMDTVDQMLLYYKENSMTAGEKEIFQQLEDDWELFKERVSENTEFIMQGQYEKAREGIALSGDQFDKVEDKVGKLMKVNIDLANELSSQNNKIYQSTKTLLLIGLVIAIITSFVIALVAGRKITNPLKTISMRVSQIADGELTGEPIKIKTKDELFLLGNDINTMQDNLKVLVNNAAEAGDQLAAAAEELSASTEQSSLATEQMATLAQHSAERVEKQLQGINNISSTIKKVSDNTLEIALNSSDMVEISKKATAASENGSIIVTKVVEQMNMITNIVTDSTSQIYQLDQKSNKISNIINIITDISEQTNLLALNAAIEAARAGENGKSFAVVADEVRKLAEETKQSASQIASVLHEIQNETRSSVKHMSEGSDKVNEGITLTEEVNDVFGNISQLISDVATKVDEVMRSIQTMAEANEQLVSSSKSVEEMAHSSVLANQESSAASEEQLATTEEITSSAESLSALADKLHNQILKFKITK; translated from the coding sequence ATGAAAATTAAAACAAAACTGTTACTTTCATATTCATCTTTAATAATAATCCTCATTATACTGGGGAGTTACGCCGTTGTTAATATTTCTAATATTAACGAAAACGGCAAACATATAGTAGATGAAAGACTAGTACCTACCTCTTCAATTGGTAGAATTGCACAGTATGCTAGTAACACGCGAATTGAAATGCTCCAAGCTTTAGTCAATGAAGATAGTTCAATGACAGCAAAGGCGAAAATTAGTATGGATACCGTTGATCAAATGTTACTATACTATAAGGAAAATTCAATGACTGCTGGAGAAAAAGAAATTTTTCAACAATTAGAAGATGATTGGGAACTATTTAAAGAACGAGTCTCTGAAAATACTGAGTTTATTATGCAAGGTCAATATGAAAAGGCTCGTGAAGGAATTGCATTAAGTGGTGATCAATTCGACAAAGTTGAGGACAAAGTCGGAAAACTCATGAAGGTTAATATAGATCTTGCTAATGAACTATCATCACAAAACAATAAAATTTACCAATCTACAAAAACGTTATTATTGATTGGTCTAGTCATAGCAATAATCACTTCCTTTGTTATCGCACTAGTCGCAGGAAGGAAAATTACTAATCCTTTAAAAACGATAAGTATGCGTGTAAGTCAAATTGCTGATGGAGAATTAACGGGTGAACCCATCAAAATTAAGACTAAAGATGAATTATTTTTGTTAGGAAATGATATCAACACAATGCAAGATAATTTAAAAGTGTTAGTTAATAATGCAGCTGAAGCAGGAGATCAACTAGCAGCAGCAGCTGAAGAACTAAGTGCAAGCACAGAGCAAAGTTCATTAGCTACTGAACAAATGGCAACACTGGCTCAACATTCGGCTGAACGTGTTGAGAAACAACTACAAGGTATTAATAATATTTCTTCAACGATTAAGAAGGTATCTGACAATACATTAGAAATAGCACTTAACAGTAGTGACATGGTAGAAATCTCTAAAAAAGCAACGGCGGCTTCTGAAAATGGCTCTATTATTGTTACAAAAGTGGTTGAACAAATGAATATGATCACTAATATAGTAACTGACAGCACAAGTCAAATATATCAGCTTGACCAAAAATCCAATAAGATTAGTAATATTATTAATATTATTACCGATATATCAGAACAGACTAACTTGCTTGCCTTAAACGCTGCCATCGAAGCGGCTAGAGCCGGAGAAAATGGTAAAAGCTTTGCTGTTGTTGCAGATGAAGTAAGGAAACTAGCAGAAGAAACAAAGCAATCCGCATCACAAATTGCTTCTGTATTACATGAGATACAAAATGAAACAAGAAGCTCTGTAAAACATATGAGTGAAGGTTCAGACAAGGTAAATGAAGGCATTACGTTAACAGAAGAAGTAAATGACGTATTCGGCAATATATCTCAATTAATATCTGACGTTGCTACGAAAGTAGACGAGGTTATGCGTTCTATCCAAACGATGGCTGAAGCAAATGAGCAATTAGTTTCAAGCTCAAAATCTGTAGAAGAAATGGCACATTCATCTGTTTTAGCAAACCAAGAAAGTTCTGCAGCTTCTGAAGAACAGTTAGCTACTACAGAAGAAATCACAAGTTCCGCAGAATCCTTATCTGCCTTAGCCGATAAATTGCATAATCAAATATTGAAGTTTAAAATAACTAAGTAA
- a CDS encoding YbaN family protein, with protein MKTLQKTVLIVIGTVALICGVIGIILPLIPTTPFLLLAGFCYAKSSRKLYDKLMNNKILGEYIKNYREHKAIPMKPKIIGVLIIWSSVFYTFFFLSAIIYLKVIFFIGAVVITYLILSIKTLKRDITA; from the coding sequence ATGAAAACACTTCAAAAAACCGTATTGATCGTAATAGGAACAGTTGCTTTAATATGTGGTGTCATAGGTATCATATTGCCCTTAATACCGACTACACCTTTTTTATTACTAGCAGGCTTTTGTTATGCTAAATCATCGAGAAAATTATATGATAAGTTGATGAATAATAAAATACTTGGGGAGTATATAAAAAACTATCGGGAGCATAAAGCGATTCCTATGAAACCAAAGATAATAGGGGTCTTGATTATTTGGAGCTCAGTTTTTTATACATTTTTCTTTTTGTCAGCCATAATATATCTTAAAGTTATATTCTTCATTGGTGCAGTTGTAATCACTTATTTAATTTTATCCATTAAAACGTTAAAACGTGACATAACAGCTTAG
- a CDS encoding VOC family protein, giving the protein MVSWERFDEGVIWYTTHMGWECLDQVQTPLGKKAFLKMPRQGVVTVKSFDSDIDHFINETAEEGNVRLCFEIGSIENTLNYFEQHGITYSKQVTLVNGLKTFDFYGFENARFTVFENPTEKDHYPDARLLGFGEINARIGVTDISKAVDWYTTHLGFLKVIEHTEKGYAHLQTEDAYDFNVHQQTLMDNIFLEKINEPVRGNPAVRTYFDIRPDKFYETYNRLKDQHMELSEIAGNPLEGWGGFHFFDPDGNRINVWSYRMM; this is encoded by the coding sequence ATGGTTTCGTGGGAGCGATTTGACGAAGGGGTAATTTGGTACACAACACATATGGGATGGGAGTGTTTAGATCAGGTTCAGACGCCATTGGGGAAAAAAGCTTTTTTGAAAATGCCTAGACAAGGAGTAGTTACGGTAAAATCATTTGATTCCGATATAGACCATTTCATAAATGAAACTGCGGAAGAAGGTAATGTTAGGTTGTGTTTTGAGATTGGCAGTATCGAAAATACACTTAACTATTTTGAACAGCATGGCATTACATACTCAAAACAGGTCACATTAGTAAATGGTTTGAAAACGTTTGATTTTTATGGGTTTGAAAATGCTCGATTTACAGTTTTTGAAAATCCTACAGAGAAGGATCATTACCCTGATGCTAGACTATTAGGATTTGGTGAGATAAATGCAAGAATCGGTGTCACCGACATAAGCAAAGCTGTTGATTGGTATACAACTCATCTAGGTTTTTTGAAGGTCATTGAACACACAGAGAAAGGATATGCTCATCTTCAAACGGAAGATGCCTATGACTTCAATGTTCATCAACAAACATTGATGGATAATATTTTTCTAGAAAAAATTAATGAACCAGTTAGAGGGAATCCAGCAGTACGTACATATTTTGATATTAGACCAGATAAATTTTATGAAACATATAATAGACTCAAAGATCAGCATATGGAATTATCAGAAATTGCTGGGAATCCATTGGAAGGGTGGGGAGGATTCCACTTTTTTGACCCTGATGGAAATCGAATTAACGTTTGGTCGTATCGCATGATGTAA
- a CDS encoding sulfite exporter TauE/SafE family protein gives MMILLILIGICASFIGTLAGSGGLISMPALLLLGVPIHSAIAAAKFSNIFSSFSSFYTLLWKKEVTFSSVVVIVPLALLGGIAGALCASVLSEQQMTMIAIVLLSFALVVNLLKKLPQEKVVNNIILKNTHPLLFFIGVYDGLFGPGQATILLYTHLYNGLSYIKAVAFTRFQTFMSCIGAFFTYFFAGYFDWQISILLATGSLIGGLIAVRVATRLSTNHVKNLLRIVTTILIIQLILSI, from the coding sequence ATGATGATTTTACTAATATTAATAGGGATCTGCGCATCATTTATTGGAACATTGGCTGGTAGCGGTGGACTTATCAGTATGCCAGCTCTACTTTTGCTTGGTGTACCTATTCATTCAGCTATCGCTGCAGCCAAATTTTCAAATATATTTAGTTCATTTTCTAGTTTTTATACGCTGTTATGGAAAAAAGAAGTTACTTTCTCTTCAGTAGTGGTTATTGTTCCTTTAGCCTTACTTGGAGGGATTGCAGGGGCACTTTGTGCATCTGTATTATCTGAACAACAAATGACGATGATTGCAATTGTATTACTCAGTTTTGCGTTAGTGGTGAATTTACTAAAGAAACTACCACAAGAAAAAGTAGTGAATAACATCATTCTGAAAAATACACACCCTCTGTTATTCTTCATCGGAGTGTATGACGGTTTATTTGGACCAGGACAGGCTACCATATTATTGTATACCCACTTATACAACGGATTGTCATATATTAAAGCAGTGGCTTTTACACGTTTTCAGACCTTTATGAGCTGTATCGGCGCATTTTTCACCTATTTCTTTGCTGGTTATTTCGATTGGCAAATCTCGATATTGCTAGCAACAGGTTCACTAATTGGTGGACTCATAGCTGTAAGAGTTGCTACAAGGCTCTCAACAAATCACGTAAAGAATCTCCTGAGAATAGTAACTACCATACTAATTATTCAACTAATTCTAAGTATATGA
- a CDS encoding MATE family efflux transporter, which translates to MNNRSEILGTEPIPKLLSKLSIPAMIGMLVMSLYNVVDTIFIAKGVGTLGVAGVSIAFPLQLILSSIAAAIGIGGSAVISIKLGQKKQEEANHVFGNFLALLLGLNLIAITLGLLFLEPLLRLFGATDSILPYAMDYLSIILLGMIFFAFAMSSNNIVRAEGNAKTAMITMIVSSIINIILDPIFIFTLNMGVKGAAIATIISQVVAALYIFNYFFISKKSSLSISFKHLKLKLSYIRSILTIGSSAFIRQIAGSIMFVAVNRMLIIYGGELGVAVFGMIHKVMALSVMPMFGVIQGLQPIVGFNHGAKQPERVNDTVMLSIKVTTIISTAVFVIVLAFAKPLISIFTSDVQAITMGENALRIIFALMITVGFQMVIGGVYQALGKAKPAFILSMARQVLFLIPLVLLLPRLYGLTGVWLAFPLADLFAFMITFAYAWKDRIITWKKQTQNSNANASA; encoded by the coding sequence ATGAATAATAGAAGTGAAATCTTAGGTACCGAACCAATACCCAAACTATTGTCTAAGTTATCGATTCCTGCAATGATCGGCATGTTAGTTATGTCGCTTTATAACGTTGTTGATACAATTTTTATAGCTAAAGGTGTAGGGACACTTGGAGTTGCTGGCGTATCAATAGCCTTTCCTTTGCAATTGATATTGTCTTCAATAGCTGCTGCCATTGGTATAGGTGGTTCGGCAGTCATATCAATTAAACTTGGGCAAAAAAAGCAAGAAGAAGCTAATCATGTTTTTGGTAATTTTCTTGCTTTATTACTCGGCTTAAACTTAATAGCAATTACTCTTGGACTTTTATTTCTAGAACCGTTACTACGACTTTTCGGTGCAACGGATTCCATCCTTCCTTATGCAATGGATTATTTAAGCATTATTTTATTAGGAATGATCTTTTTTGCATTTGCTATGTCTTCGAACAATATTGTACGCGCAGAAGGTAACGCAAAAACAGCCATGATAACAATGATTGTTTCATCGATTATCAATATTATCCTTGATCCTATATTTATTTTCACATTAAATATGGGTGTCAAAGGTGCTGCCATCGCTACTATTATTTCACAAGTTGTTGCAGCGCTTTATATATTTAATTATTTCTTTATAAGTAAGAAAAGTAGCTTGAGCATTTCATTTAAACATCTCAAACTAAAACTATCATATATTAGATCCATTTTAACTATCGGCTCTTCTGCTTTCATTAGACAAATCGCAGGTAGTATTATGTTTGTTGCAGTAAATAGGATGTTAATTATTTACGGTGGTGAGCTTGGGGTAGCAGTATTCGGAATGATTCATAAGGTAATGGCGCTTTCTGTCATGCCGATGTTCGGAGTTATTCAAGGCTTGCAACCTATTGTTGGCTTTAACCATGGGGCGAAACAGCCTGAACGTGTGAACGATACAGTAATGTTATCCATTAAAGTAACAACAATTATTTCAACTGCAGTATTCGTAATTGTCCTAGCATTTGCTAAACCATTAATTTCAATTTTCACATCTGATGTTCAGGCAATTACGATGGGAGAAAATGCGCTCAGAATTATATTTGCACTCATGATCACAGTTGGTTTCCAAATGGTAATTGGAGGTGTTTATCAAGCACTTGGCAAAGCTAAACCAGCATTCATATTATCAATGGCTCGCCAAGTATTATTTTTAATCCCTCTCGTTTTATTATTACCTCGTCTGTATGGATTAACAGGCGTATGGCTTGCTTTTCCGCTAGCTGATTTGTTTGCATTTATGATAACTTTTGCCTATGCATGGAAGGATCGTATAATTACTTGGAAGAAACAAACACAAAATAGCAATGCAAATGCCTCCGCCTAG
- a CDS encoding LPXTG cell wall anchor domain-containing protein translates to MKTNIIQQNHNITYIGFFLLSIISLISLRKFRKIESKRLEMKEKIAEFHGRI, encoded by the coding sequence ATGAAAACAAATATTATTCAGCAAAATCATAATATCACTTATATAGGGTTTTTCCTTCTTTCTATCATATCATTGATATCTTTGCGTAAATTTAGAAAAATCGAGAGCAAAAGACTTGAAATGAAAGAAAAAATAGCTGAATTTCATGGGAGAATTTAA
- a CDS encoding dUTP diphosphatase, translated as MSLTIKIKYFHNQLPKINKIEVGDWIDLRAAKTVVIQKEEFCLIPLGVAMELPDGYEAHVVPRSSTFKNFGIIQTNSMGVIDESYKGDNDQWFFPAYALRDTKIEFGDRICQFRMIKKMQHVTFKEVDFLNNENRGGHGSTGTR; from the coding sequence ATGTCATTAACGATAAAAATAAAGTATTTTCATAATCAATTACCAAAAATCAATAAAATTGAAGTTGGGGATTGGATTGATTTACGTGCAGCTAAAACTGTAGTAATCCAAAAGGAAGAGTTCTGTTTAATTCCTCTTGGTGTTGCGATGGAACTCCCTGATGGGTACGAAGCGCATGTTGTACCTAGATCAAGTACATTTAAAAATTTCGGTATCATCCAAACAAACTCAATGGGGGTAATCGATGAGTCGTATAAAGGTGATAATGATCAATGGTTTTTCCCAGCGTATGCTCTGAGAGATACTAAGATTGAATTTGGAGATCGGATTTGTCAATTTAGAATGATAAAAAAAATGCAGCATGTGACTTTTAAGGAAGTAGACTTTCTAAATAATGAAAATAGAGGTGGCCACGGCTCTACTGGAACGAGGTAA
- a CDS encoding DMT family transporter: MVGMIVAMSIFGSIGFVAAKTGLHAFELVFVRCVFASIFLGVFWLLTGKFASEKWNKHEVKQIIFCGLILVLNWVFLFKAFEMMPVTVAVSIYYLAPVIVLLFGSLFYKEKLTVVTVLTISVCFLGTMLVSGLGTNTPFGQLLSSGLIWAFLAAVLYAFLTLLSKNIRQLSSYAVTVIQTTLGAILLLPLVNFEAFMGLETSNWIAVTLIGSLHTGVVYFLFFGSVRHLSAGLISALVFLDPIVAILLDTMITGFRPSFLQMIGIVLTFIGMAITLMLSQNKRSAKVDESAAS; this comes from the coding sequence ATGGTTGGCATGATTGTAGCTATGAGTATTTTTGGATCTATTGGATTTGTAGCTGCAAAAACTGGACTTCATGCGTTTGAATTAGTTTTTGTGCGATGTGTTTTTGCTTCAATTTTTTTAGGCGTATTTTGGTTATTAACAGGAAAATTCGCTTCGGAAAAGTGGAACAAACATGAAGTAAAACAAATTATTTTTTGTGGTCTTATATTAGTGCTAAATTGGGTGTTTCTTTTTAAAGCATTCGAAATGATGCCTGTCACTGTTGCTGTATCAATTTATTATTTAGCCCCTGTGATTGTTTTACTGTTTGGTAGTCTTTTTTATAAAGAAAAGTTAACTGTTGTGACTGTATTAACGATAAGCGTCTGCTTTCTAGGAACAATGCTCGTTTCGGGTTTAGGAACTAATACACCATTTGGCCAATTACTTTCATCTGGTCTCATTTGGGCATTTTTAGCAGCTGTGTTATATGCTTTTCTTACACTATTAAGCAAAAACATTCGCCAATTAAGTTCATATGCAGTGACTGTCATTCAAACAACACTCGGCGCGATTTTGTTATTACCTCTTGTTAATTTTGAAGCGTTTATGGGGTTAGAAACAAGTAATTGGATTGCTGTAACACTCATTGGATCACTCCATACAGGTGTTGTCTATTTTTTGTTTTTTGGAAGTGTGAGACATCTATCAGCAGGTTTAATATCAGCGTTAGTTTTTTTAGATCCAATTGTAGCCATTTTACTCGATACAATGATTACAGGTTTTCGACCTAGCTTTCTACAAATGATTGGAATTGTGCTTACATTTATCGGCATGGCGATTACTTTAATGTTGTCACAAAATAAACGATCTGCAAAGGTGGATGAGTCTGCAGCATCATAA
- a CDS encoding PLP-dependent aminotransferase family protein, with translation MKYGFAKRVQHLQGSEVRELLKIIESGDVISFAGGLPDESLFPIKAVEDAFEKTFLSGKKSLQYGVTEGFTPLRDLIVELLKKQKIVTTTNELLLTTGSQQAIDLFSRIMFNPGDIILTENPTYLAALQVFKSCEATILPVSSDEHGMLPDDLEYKIRKYKPKCIYVVPTFSNPTGRVWSMERRQKLLEYAKRKNVIIFEDDPYGQIKFDDQEYLPVAALDQSGTQVVYTSTFSKTVVPALRTGWIKGPHQIIRMMTQAKQAADLHSNSLSQQALYHLCTDFNLDNHIKQIRAVYHKRMKIMLELLDSANIPNISYDIPKGGMFFWVTLPANIDATKLLTACIQKGVAYVPGKPFYVSSPELNTLRLNFSHSTPDKLREGMGTLVDVFAAESMLPNV, from the coding sequence ATGAAATATGGATTTGCTAAACGAGTTCAACATTTACAAGGGTCAGAAGTTCGAGAGCTATTAAAAATCATTGAGAGCGGAGATGTAATTTCTTTTGCTGGTGGTTTACCTGATGAGAGTTTATTTCCTATTAAAGCTGTTGAAGATGCTTTCGAAAAAACATTTTTATCAGGAAAAAAATCTCTTCAATATGGTGTTACCGAAGGCTTTACTCCACTACGTGACTTGATTGTTGAGCTTTTGAAAAAACAAAAAATTGTAACAACTACTAATGAATTATTGTTAACGACTGGTTCACAACAAGCGATTGACCTTTTTTCAAGGATAATGTTTAACCCTGGTGACATCATACTAACTGAAAATCCAACTTACTTAGCAGCTCTTCAAGTTTTTAAATCATGTGAGGCTACTATATTGCCTGTTTCAAGTGATGAGCACGGCATGTTACCTGATGATCTTGAATATAAAATTAGAAAATATAAGCCGAAATGTATTTATGTTGTACCAACATTTTCAAACCCTACAGGTAGAGTATGGTCTATGGAACGTAGACAAAAGTTACTAGAGTATGCGAAAAGGAAAAACGTTATTATATTTGAAGATGATCCTTACGGACAAATAAAGTTCGATGACCAAGAATACTTACCTGTTGCAGCACTGGACCAGAGCGGGACTCAGGTTGTTTATACAAGTACGTTTTCTAAAACCGTAGTACCAGCATTACGCACAGGATGGATTAAAGGTCCTCACCAAATTATAAGGATGATGACACAGGCAAAACAAGCTGCAGATCTTCATTCCAATTCTTTATCTCAACAAGCACTCTATCACCTTTGTACAGACTTTAATCTTGATAATCATATTAAACAAATTCGAGCTGTTTATCATAAAAGAATGAAAATCATGCTGGAATTGTTGGATTCAGCTAATATACCAAACATTTCTTATGATATTCCGAAAGGTGGCATGTTCTTTTGGGTAACTCTCCCTGCAAACATTGATGCTACTAAATTATTGACAGCTTGCATTCAAAAAGGTGTTGCGTATGTACCAGGTAAACCATTTTATGTTAGCTCTCCTGAACTAAATACTCTACGCTTAAACTTTTCTCACTCGACTCCCGACAAGCTTAGAGAAGGAATGGGCACTTTAGTCGACGTGTTTGCAGCTGAAAGCATGCTTCCAAATGTCTAA
- a CDS encoding cold-inducible protein YdjO-related protein, whose product MVFGKKVIKEIETEETKIWVCSSELCNCWVRDNFRSKDQTTCPACNSEMEMAFKELEIVPNNSIIS is encoded by the coding sequence ATGGTATTTGGCAAAAAGGTTATCAAAGAAATTGAAACAGAAGAAACAAAAATATGGGTATGCTCATCTGAGTTGTGTAATTGTTGGGTACGAGATAATTTTAGAAGTAAAGACCAAACTACTTGCCCCGCTTGTAATAGTGAGATGGAGATGGCATTTAAAGAGTTGGAAATCGTTCCTAATAACTCCATTATTTCATAA